The DNA sequence ATACTCCTAAAATTACCAAAAGAATAATATTATCAGAGGTATCGCAGGTGTTCGATCCGTTAGGGTGATATTACAATCGCTTTGGTTGGAAAAGCTGTCTTGGGACGAATCTGTCCCGTCAAGTATATACACTTCCTATTCTCAGTTTAGATCTGATTTGCCTGTATTAAATGAGCTTCGTATTCAAAGACACGCTATGTGTGAGAATGCGGCATATTTGGAAATGCATGGTTTTGCTGATGCATCGGAAACAGCGTACGGCGCATGCGTTTATATCAGGTCAGTAAATGCGGAAGGTCAGATATTTTCTCACCTATTGTGCGCAAAATCTAAAGTAGCTCCATTGAAAACCATATCTATCCCCCGACTTGAACTTTCTGCTGCTTTACTATTAGCCAGATTATCAAAAAGGGTGAGAACGTCTTTGAGAGTTAATTTCTCTCGTTGTATTTTTTGGTCCGATTCTACGATCGTACTGGGATGGCTAAAATCACCTCCcaataaatttaaaacttttgtaAGCAACAGAGTTTCTGAGATTCAAGACTCGACTAGTTCGGATTGTTGGAAGCATGTTAGCTCCAATCAAAATCCAGCTGACATTATATCAAGAGGAAGTACACCATCATcgcttttaaataataatttatggtGGTATGGACCGTCTTGGCTCACGGAAAATGAAGATCGTTGGCCTAAAAAGCAAATATCAGATCAAAAGTTACCTGATATCAAGAAAATGGATGACCGTATTGCTTTCACGGcgatagtggacgattttattataaacaaatactCCAATTTGGATAAATTAAAGAGAGTAACGGCATGGGTGATAAGATTTCTTAAAAATTCTAAGTTAAAAGATAATCACTTGCGTTTCAAAACAAATTATATAAGTACCGTTGAAATAAAACATGCGTTTGATGTTCTCATCAAAATTGATCAAGATATCTATTTTAAAGCGGACATTACAAATTTGCGCACCAACAAACCGTTAAAATCAAATAGTTGTCTCCTAAGTTTAAATCCATTTATAGACGAATTCGGTTTTCTAAGGGTTGGTGGTAGGTTGAGCAATTCGAAATTTGCATTCGAGAAAAAACATCCTTTAATTTTACATTCTAAATCacatttaatgtttttaattgcTAGCCAAACTCATCTTGATTTATTGCATGCAGGGCCTCAGCTGATGCTTGCGACAATTCGCGATATTTTTTGGCCTATTGGTGGTCGGCTGTTGGTCAAATCAATTGTAAGAAAGTGCCTGTCTTGTTTCAGATTTAAGCCTCAAATAACTAAACCTATTATGGCCGCCTTACCAAAAGATCGTTTAAGTTCGCGACTACCGTTTGAAGTAACTGGCGTTGACTATGCAGGTCCCTTATTAATAAAAAGTCGCACAGGCCGCGGATGTAAAATTTCCAAGGCATATATCTGTTTATTTATTTGCGCGGTCACAAAAGCGATTCACATCGAATTAGTTTGTGATTTAagtaaagaatatttttttttggcaTTAAAACGTTTCGTTGCTAGAAGAGGAATGCCCTCTCAAGTAATAAGTGATAATGGTTCCAATTTTATAGTGGCTAGTAACGAACTTTGTCAATTAGGTCGATTTTTATctcaaaatgaaaatgaaatatccGAAAGTTGTCATAAAGACAATATAAATTGGAAATTTAATCCTCCCTATGGACCACATTTTGGTGGTTTATGGGAAGCCGGGGTTAAAAGCATTAAGCACCACTTACGTCGCGTCACTAAGGGAGCTTCGTTTACCTTTGAACAGCTAACTACATTGTTGACGCAGGTCGAGGCCATATTAAACTCTAGACCTCTTTCTCCTATCTCCGATTCACCTCACGACCTTACTCCACTCACCCCCTCACATTTCTTAATTGGACGAGCTGGCAGCAGTGTTCCCGAGAAAAACTTTGTTAATACACCTTATAATCGATTGACTGTATTCCAGCATCTGTCACAACTTAAGCAGCATCTATGGAATCGCTGCAGTAAGGAGTATGTCAGTGAACTCCAGGCTCGTACAAAATGGAAGCAGCATTATGATTCATTGAGGAGGGGAGCCTTAGTTTTAATCAAAGATGATAACCTTCCTCCGATGAAGTGGAAGCTTGGAAGAATAAAGGACGTGATCAAAGGACCCGATGACGTATGCAGAGTTGCTGTAATCAAGACAGAACAGGGCCTGGTGAGAAGGGCATTTCCCAAGATTTGTCCATTACCgctggacaaaaatttacagacTGAGTGATAAATACAATGAGACTTGTTTTTGTGAACTGAACATTTTTACTTTATATTCTAAATCATTAGTCTTGAGGACCTTTAAGTTAAGaaattatctattttatttttattctttaatatttACCAGTTATAATGTTTTTCTTTGAAAGCTTCCCTCTTTCAAGGCGGGGGGCATGTTCATATTCTCtaataatttctattttgttttaattttcaaatcGATCTGGCAACGTTGCTTTCTGCCAACATTGGGCATTTTGGGCGAGGTCGCTTCGATCGAGCATTGTTGTTCGATCGATGCGCGAGAGTCATGTACAAGCCGTTGCATTAGAACACGTGGAAATAAAAAGGCACGTTTTTGTTGAGCTTGTAAGTCATTTCTAATTCATTTCCTGCACCAATTACCCAAGACAAAAAGTGTTAATAATCAATAAAAACAATCAGTACTACAGACAAATTTGCTCttgatactattgattgtttATGTTAGTTCAGAATTATCAACTGGTCCTAAAAATACCGAATTCGAGACATTTTTTGAATTCTGGAGATAGGGGGTgtgatcttgttgtggcaaaatagtagACGTTATATTTTTACGAACATTAAAAAAGTATTCATTTAGCTTTTTAGGgtttggaagaaaaaatgtttgagccgggttagttttatttcgaagattgtTTATTGTGGACTGagtttcttttgcaacatttttagaccTCAATAATAATAACCTCaataaacttaatatttaaaaaaataaagtctACAAAATTGAGTTAATTGAATTAATAGAAAAAGTCGTTTCTTTCTACAGATTTGATTGCGACAACTGTATATTATTTACCACTGTTATCAAAGATTTAGTAGAAGACGGAGTACCCTTGGTAAGTTTTATAAGTAACACTTTAGTCATCAAATGTGTGTctataaatgaaaattttttagtTTGAAAAGTTAGTTACTATAAGTACTTATAAGtacttaaaagtaaaaattttgttttacataCATTTTGTATGAATtggcattaaaataataaactttattactaataaataaaaaatatttaaaacatgcaatattacgtgcatattttgaataaaacaaaatctgtATGTGAGGAGCTACAAATGTACCTATAACAATAAAACGCTGAAAACttggttttcaaaacttccacaaaatttattatattatgttatgactATAGTTGTTCCCGCAGAGTGCCTTTCTcgatttttggtatgtgtttacactttatagtctttaactaaatagGTTGAGGAGAGGAGAATTGTTTGACTCAAATTTGTCATTCAGAATtaaatctgtattttttaatttgttaactttcattgattctatctaataaagatagcttaaggtaTTTATTTTGcatgtgaagaatttaaaataagtctaaattaaaatttaaatagtcTAAATTTATAAAGttaatctttaaattaaaattaacgtttttatattattataggaCGAAGTTGAAAGAGACGCAGACAGATTATGCGGTGTTTTACCAGGTGACTTGAGAGAATATTGTGAACATAATTTGCTCCCAAAAGTTGATAGAATCTATGGCCAGCTCCACGAACATACTCCTGAGGAAGTATGCGAAAATTTGGACTTGTGTTGAGATccattaagattttttttaaacatatgtaaatttgaaaacgtctaaaataaataattaaatacaataattttgttctgtattaaaatcatatttttttgtcaatatttccTGCTTTCTTGTATAAAGTATTTAGCGAATTTTGAGTCACACCTGGGCCTGTATACGTACAATATTTAACTTCTTTAGGAATTAAATGTAAGTGAGTATAGACCAGAAGTCGAAAACTAACTgtaattttgaagttatacttctatacgcgcgctcgacgttggaaatttgcacgggagtgaatcggtgagaTGGTAAGAATTGTAAGAAGAGAGaatgtaagatatgagtaagagagagacagacgatatattttctctctttctctctcgagaataaaaatgttccttttgaatatatatttaatattagatatatatatatatatatatatatatatatatataaatatatatatatatgtatatatatatatatatatatatatatatatatgtatatatatatatatatatatatatatataaataatattatatatatatatatatatatatatataatatattaatattattatttatgtgatatgttttgtattatttattaaatgatgttcataattattttattattagattttaaaataataattacaataaatcactgtatgactgagaactgtcaattttgaaatacgttggTGTCCTGTCTATAATATAACATACATTTATATCCACTACATTTTGATTCCACAAGatatttgaattttttgtatGTGAGTATCTTAAAGCTTCACTTGAAAAACAGCTATAATATTATAgttatatatgttacgagcaatgtccgaaattggacaatcctagcattgtacagaaaattttgtccacttctagcattgtacccctttactgtacaatctccgaaatatatataaccggcggactttgtataaaagaattgctgtacaatgttcgaatttcaataagtagccataCGTCAAAgtttgagataatatatcagatatcgattaatatcgatttttacgactattccccatttgttattaacgacaaacaaacatcaatcGCAATCCATAATTAATCAGCATTTTTGACTTTTGGATTCgtacaattaaattattttaaattatcatatatatctcttgaaaatctaagatgttttacaaacatcttccctatattatagtgatgtatctatctcttgaagctttgaaatgtttcactaacaatatctctattgtagaacaattttttcttcgattcgatatttcaatttttgatttggtgtgtcgcttgtcaataataatcgattcgaaccgatgagcgtttcgacaattattttgattatttcggacattgtacagtttgggggtaccatgctagaagtggacaataatttgtgtacaatggtaggattgtccaatttcgggctttgctcgtaacatatacaaCAGCTAGTTataattggcaaattttttacTTGTTCGCTTCATACGCtagtatatgtgagttcgaataccaatatcaaaatgaaaatttacaacataatccgagttgttggttttttatttttattttccacaaacattttttgaagttatacttctatatgcgcgttcgacgttggaaatttgtgcgggagtgaatcggcaaattCATTATATGTAAGAtataagtaagagagagacagaagatatattttctctctctttttctctcgggaataaaaatattccttttgtaaatatatttaatatttattattattattattatttgattaatattattatcatggtcaATTTaaatatgcgtaagtaagttatgtatatggtcatttgtaaatacttatgaatattgcattttaatttgtattgtattattaaattgaattatgttgcagtgtattgtattgtatttttatattaataacaaaaatgtgtatgtgtatgtgtatgtatgtgtaaaaaaattcttttgcattcaactccttttatacatatatgcaaataaaaatatatgttttcattaaaatattgatcaatccttcatttactatcacattttctataatcctatacctaattctttttctctttctgttctctcttacctatagcattacatatctaatgattgtgcagattggctcccatataaatttgtaacttcgaacgcgtgtatagaactATAACTTCTACTGGCAGTCCCTaaggactgccacacccgttttttaaaTCAACATCTTCATCAAAATCATTTTTAAGGATGAGGTACATTTTTGGATGAATCGATTCGTCaccaaaaaatattatgtaatttacaacCATACCAATTCGAAGCAGATCAAAAAACGTCAAATGCATCCCAAAAAAATGTCTGGTTAGTGTGGATCACTTGTGGCAAATTATAAGTATGATATATGATGAAGAAATGATGACCAATGCATGGAGGGCACCGTAATGGTATCTATACAGtaaacggctaaattatggaatattatcattattttgagaaccgtcgagttttgagggaaatcccgaaacaggtcgacttttgttataaaatacccatgttataacgtacatggagtagggataatgtcaccggtgtaggtgtagtgacgtaatcgctaatttttttaaatagaaatcggtataatgcgacacctcatttaaacgagaatttaattctctatttaacgacattacatctttaactaaaatatttttttagggtacaataacaatttgttttaaatttaaattcaactaaattacaactaatgatttaattattaatgtactttagagtaaccaaattatgcataataattattttaaattaaatgtttgaaaTGCCGtccatcggtttcttgacaaaatatgcgaatctacggacacatATCAAGTACATTGCGAatgacttctggagtaattaaactcatttcatgcctaattctatctttcaagtcctgtaagtggtctattgacataaacttttgattttatgtaaccccacaggaaaaagtctagaggtgttaGATCTGGCGACGTCTTTTCAAACCGCATTATAAACAGTAGCAAttccaaatttatcaataaaccaaacccaacaatgcttactacaaaatacatctataCGTTTGACGACTTCTTTACTTAACACTACAATCTCAACACCTgcatcgtctgagtcatcctctattgcccaaaaacataaatcaaccttacccgaaacaagtcaacacttacctccaagTAAAAATACACATATGAATTCTCACGAACCCCAGATAACTTCGAAAGGGGCAACCGGAAAAAGAACACTAAAAGATGCAATTACGCCACCtgccgaagaaaactttgaaaaacctaagcttcaattaaagaaaaaaccaaaactgatgacaaaaacttaagagatGAGATACCAAATTTCCAAACAATACTAGAACCAGTCAACAAACAGAATATATAGAAAacgaaaagcaattgttaagcttcgattAAGCAGTGGATCTGttcgaaaatatacaagaaccaaaagacataatcagcgtaacaaatcTGTACTCAGAAGACTTAtgcacttataaagtttctaacggaattacatcTATACTACATTGACAAAAGAATTAAAAccaaaagcaccaaattaatacgaaaactagGCAAACACATAGGTATACTCTCTGCAGTGAAAACTTAATTGTCGAAAGAAGATTctgactcatcggtaaataattcctctaaaaaTAATaggatcactgttgacttcatgtttgttctaTCACATTCAAGtttacaaggaaatgaagaagcagatgaactagccagCTTAGTTTCCTTTAGctaggactccattcttattaatggaGTTTCTTCTGGTAAATTcaagtcaaaaataaaatatgaagtGTTGAGTGTGTGGTGAAATAAGCGGAGTGCATGGCAAGGTAAACTAAAGGTAATcgaacaattagtgaaaccgtggctccacctcgctttttctaactttacctgtattatattttttaggtcgctaataacccttgtggttaaagcgtaaataaataaaaaaaaaattgttaacagtTGACAAATAATATTAAGCAAGTCTCTAGAAAATACAATTAAAGACTAGTAGAAAATGCAAACCAAAACAAGAAGAGCATTAATTATTAAGAGAAAGCAAATAATTGCTCTAACAAAAGAAAACACCATTgcagaaaaaccaaaaaaatacaactcgttactaaattttttaacgAAGTATACAAAGCCCTGAAACATTTAAAGAAGCAACCAGTAACCATGAATATGCACTAAAAGTCATATCCTTAAAGCTTTTTATCGCAAATCTAGAAAATATACTCAAAAAATGAGCTAACGAGAAAAAAGGATTAtccattaataaatattctaGTTATCTGAgattcaaaacaaaaatttaacacaATGTAGTGAATGTTATAGTAGTGTATAGTAGTTGAAATATTCAAGAAACGTCAAGAGATCAAAACGACGTCCAAacttaagatgggactatgacatgaAACAAACAGGTAGAACATGGTACCATACCTCGAGGTGAATCCGAACAGTAGGGGAGAATTCGTACAAAGCCGCCTCTGTCTACTTCTACGTCACTGTTACCAATGCGCGAACTCACAAATCAACTATATGTACTGAATTTTGTCGGGTCTAGGTCTAAGCACATCTAATAGTAGTCGAGATATAACGGTGTACGTGGCATCGTATCGTTTTGTtagagagtttttgtgcaagcaaatacTTATACCTAACGTATCTTTTTTacatataagcatgcgcattaatgTTTGAACTAACgtattaccaaagaatatagacgctttctatattctttggtattacctaacgtaacgccctggtacgttacgttcatgcgcatccctatcgagccgaaGGTAACCGAATACACAAGTGGATCTTACCCGATTACCAAAATATCAACAttcaacatccacatttcataAGAACACGTGGTATGTGttttttcacatttgtggttaagtatatttgttttgaattttatatATAATGGAAAGCAGTAGAAAATGACTTGATTAcagcaatgaagatgatttgttcttGTTGAAGGAAGTCGTAGGCAAGAAGCCTTACGACCATCCAGAAAGGTGAAATTTAATCCAAAAGCGaagaatatttttacattttatatcaGACATGGTATCAAAATTAAGGTCCGTATAGTCGTGCAAgatgtggagaagaagggcatcttctatgtcttcatcatcaataaaggcaTCTACATTTAATATTGCGTCCATTTAATATTgcgtcaaaaattaaaaattgttcaaaaaaattattgttatttattttgaatatcaaaaatagggttAAATGGAAAGGACAAGACTAGCACtgacaatttattagttaatcacTAATTCGATGAGGGCAACACCATCATTACGTTCCGTGCAGAACTTTAACTCTCAATTTAAAgttcatcttcttcgatacgttagttctttacgtatagggagatacgttacgttaggtagttacaaaaactccctGTTGACTCATAGCTACGTATTTTATAACCTTTAAATTTTAGGCTTTTTTTAATCTTAAAAAGAAACTGCTGTACAAGAAAAACAATTATATGTAATAGGGAGTGGCAAACTGTTTAGTGATTTGTTAACAATCTATGTACAAAATGTTATAGTTGtatttaacctttttttttagaaattaattTGCAAAAATTTGTCTTCAGGTAGGACGAATCTGGACACCATGATGCGACAGTACAAAAAAAAGTAGGCATAAACTTCATGAATTACAATTTAGAAAATATGAAATGAGCTATTTCTGATTCTGGGAA is a window from the Diabrotica undecimpunctata isolate CICGRU chromosome 10, icDiaUnde3, whole genome shotgun sequence genome containing:
- the LOC140452130 gene encoding uncharacterized protein, with protein sequence MKTTLVLTLLFCVVLTVLAQRTREPEPEPTDDPEPEFDCDNCILFTTVIKDLVEDGVPLDEVERDADRLCGVLPGDLREYCEHNLLPKVDRIYGQLHEHTPEEVCENLDLC